A window of Xiphophorus hellerii strain 12219 chromosome 19, Xiphophorus_hellerii-4.1, whole genome shotgun sequence contains these coding sequences:
- the setd3 gene encoding actin-histidine N-methyltransferase has protein sequence MGKKSRVKTQKSGSGANTVVSPKEMMNLISELLQKCSSAAPSAGKEWEEYIQIRGLVEKIRKKQKGLSMVFDGNREDYFPDLMCWAQENGASCDGFTVTNFGTEGYGLRATRDIKAEELFLWIPRKMLITVESAQNSLLGPLYGQDRIMQAMGNVTLALHLLCERASPSSFWLPYIRSLPQEYDTPLYYQQDDVQLLLGTQAVQDVLSQYKNTARQYAYFYKLVQTHPAASKLPLKDSFTFDDYRWAVSSVMTRQNQIPTEDGSRVTLALIPLWDMCNHTNGLITTGYNLEDDRCECVALQDYKENEQIYIFYGTRSNAEFVIHNGFFFQDNAHDRVKIKLGVSKSERLYAMKAEVLARAGIPASCVFALHCNEPPISAQLLAFLRVFCMTEEELKDYLLGDGAINKIFTLGNSEFPVSWENEIKLWTFLENRAALLLKTYKSTSEDDRSFLEKPDLSLHSCLAVQLRLAEKEILEKVSASGRDKRLHFQKKLEEGAPLPHFEESDIALLENSDTDAKLPIILRKLEEVEEGDGLQVEEPLLNGEKVSFGTEKIQQVSRDVASERMGQTQAPELSANRTEDIPKENSE, from the exons ATGGGAAAGAAGAGTCGGGTGAAGACTCAGAAGTCAGGCTCTGGAGCCAACACTGTGGTTTCCCCGAAGGAGATGATGAACCTCATCTCCGAACTGCTGCAGA AATGCAGTAGTGCAGCACCCTCTGCTGGTAAAGAGTGGGAGGAGTACATCCAGATCAGAGGTTTGGTGGAGAAGatcagaaagaaacagaagg GTTTGTCAATGGTGTTTGATGGCAACAGGGAGGACTACTTCCCTGATCTGATGTGCTGGGCTCAGGAGAACGGGGCATCCTGTGACGGCTTCACAGTGACCAATTTTGGTACTGAAGGGTATGGCCTGCGAGCCACCAGAGACATTAAG GCAGAAGAGCTGTTCCTCTGGATTCCAAGGAAGATGTTGATAACTGTGGAATCAGCCCAAAACTCTCTGCTTG GTCCTCTGTACGGTCAGGACCGGATTATGCAGGCCATGGGCAACGTGACGCTGGCCCTGCACCTGCTGTGCGAGCGTGCCAGTCCCTCTTCGTTCTGGCTGCCGTACATCCGCAGTCTACCTCAGGAGTACGACACGCCGCTGTACTACCAGCAGGATGATGTTCAGCTGCTGCTGGGAACGCAGGCGGTGCAGGATGTCCTGAGCCAGTACAAGAACACTGCACGGCAGTACGCCTACTTCTACAAACTAGTGCAG ACTCATCCCGCCGCCAGCAAGCTGCCCCTGAAGGACAGCTTCACATTTGATGACTACAG GTGGGCGGTGTCGTCGGTGATGACACGCCAGAACCAGATCCCCACTGAGGACGGAAGCCGGGTCACCCTGGCACTTATCCCCCTGTGGGACATGTGTAACCACACAAATGGACTG ATCACTACAGGCTACAACCTGGAGGATGATCGCTGTGAATGCGTGGCTCTGCAAGACTACAAGGAGAACGAACAG ATTTATATCTTCTACGGCACGCGGTCCAATGCGGAGTTCGTCATCCACAACGGCTTCTTCTTCCAAGACAATGCCCATGACAGAGTGAAGATCAAACTGGGTGTCAGCAAGAGTGAACGTCTGTACGCCATGAAAGCCGAAGTCCTAGCACGAGCCGGCATCCCGGC CTCCTGTGTCTTTGCTCTACACTGTAACGAGCCCCCCATATCAGCTCAGCTCCTGGCCTTCCTGAGAGTCTTCTGTATGACAGAAG AGGAACTAAAGGACTACCTGCTTGGAGACGGAGCTATAAACAAGATCTTCACCCTGGGAAACAGTGAGTTCCCTGTCAGCTGGGAGAATGAGATCAAACTGTGGACTTTCCTGGAGAACAGAGCTGCTCTCCTGTTGAAAACCTACAAGTCCACGTCAGAG GACGACCGGTCTTTTTTGGAGAAACCAGATCTCTCTCTCCACTCCTGTTTGGCAGTCCAGCTCCGCCTGGCCGAGAAGGAGATCCTGGAGAAAGTGTCTGCTAGTGGTCGGGACAAACGACTCCACTTCCAGAAGAAACTGGAGGAAGGCGCTCCGTTGCCACACTTTGAGGAGAGCGACATCGCTCTGTTGGAAAACAGTGACACGGATGCAAAGCTTCCCATTATCCTGCGCAAgttggaggaggtggaggaaggaGATGGGCTCCAGGTGGAGGAGCCCCTCCTGAATGGGGAGAAAGTTAGCTTTGGAACGGAGAAGATTCAGCAGGTCAGCAGAGATGTTGCTTCAGAGCGGATGGGTCAGACACAAGCACCTGAACTGAGTGCCAATCGAACTGAAGACATCCCCAAAGAGAACAGTGAATAA
- the LOC116708621 gene encoding protein YIPF7-like isoform X1: MDDFQEFEQDFYQTGYYIDDQGRAVAYYDTDSAQNANNADPYMEQQYPGEIYQPTMHSTGTEYLEEEPPLLVELGIDFDHMWQKTLTVLNPLKPADGSIMNETDLTGPILFSIALGVTLMMAGKVHFGYVYGISVIACIGMYTLLSLMSPLGVSYGCVASVLGYCLLPIVALSAFAVFYSLQGIVGTVLALTAICWCSFSASKIFISTLAMQEQQLLVFYPCALLYGLFTLLTVF, translated from the exons ATGGATGACTTCCAGGAATTTGAGCAGGACTTCTACCAAACGGGATATTACATAGATGACCAGGGTCGTGCTGTGGCTTACTACGACACTGA CAGtgcacaaaatgcaaacaatgcGGACCCTTACATGGAACAGCAGTACCCTGGAGAGATCTACCAGCCAACCATGCATTCCACTGGAACCGAGTATCTAGAGGAGGAACCTCCACTTCTTGTTG AACTGGGAATTGATTTTGATCATATGTGGCAGAAGACCCTCACAGTTCTGAACCCTTTGAAGCCTGCAGATGGCAGCATTATGAATGAGACAGATCTGACAGGTCCTATCCTCTTCTCCATCGCTCTGGGTGTCACTTTAATGATG GCAGGTAAAGTTCATTTTGGTTATGTATATGGGATCAGTGTCATTGCCTGCATTGGTATGTACACTCTGCTGAGTCTGATGAGCCCCTTGGGAGTTTCTTATGGCTGTGTGGCTAGTGTCCTGGGCTACTGCCTCCTACCCATCGTGGCCCTCTCTGCGTTTGCTGTTTTCTACTCCTTGCA aggCATCGTGGGAACAGTCCTGGCTCTGACGGCCATTTGTTGGTGCAGCTTCTCAGCCTCCAAGATCTTTATCTCCACCCTGGCAatgcaggagcagcagctgctggtgttCTACCCTTGTGCTCTGTTGTATGGACTTTTCACACTGCTCACTGTCTTTTAA
- the rdh14a gene encoding retinol dehydrogenase 14a: MMQGKTVIVTGANSGIGKATAAAIVKLQGRVIMACRDQTRAEEAAQDIRQETGADGRQVMAKQLDLASLRSVRSFCEDIIKEEPRLHVLINNAGVYQCPYTKTEDGFEMQFGVNHLGHFLLTHLLMDLLKRSAPSRIVVVSSKLYKHGDINFEDLNSEQFYDKAFAYSRSKLANLLFTCELARRLEGSGVTVNALTPGIVRTNLGRHVHIPVLATPLFNLISRGLFKSPEEGAQTSVYLASSLDVDGVQGKCFADCKPLELLDKATDQEVASKLWDISEVMVGITT; encoded by the exons ATGATGCAGGGGAAGACTGTGATAGTGACGGGAGCGAACAGCGGGATCGGGAAAGCTACAGCAGCGGCGATTGTGAAGCTCCAGGGCCGGGTGATAATGGCCTGTCGGGACCAAACCAGGGCCGAGGAGGCTGCCCAGGACATCCGCCAGGAGACCGGGGCAGACGGCAGACAGGTCATGGCCAAACAGCTGGACCTGGCCTCCTTGAGGTCTGTGCGCTCCTTCTGTGAAGACATTATAAAG GAGGAACCTCGGTTACATGTTCTGATCAACAACGCTGGAGTCTACCAGTGTCCTTACACCAAAACAGAGGACGGCTTCGAGATGCAGTTCGGGGTCAACCACCTCGGTCACTTCCTGCTTACCCACCTGTTGATGGACCTCCTGAAACGCTCAGCACCCAGCCGCATTGTGGTGGTCTCCTCCAAGCTTTACAAACACGGTGACATTAACTTCGAAGACTTGAACAGTGAGCAGTTCTACGACAAGGCCTTTGCCTACAGTCGTAGCAAACTGGCAAACCTATTGTTCACCTGCGAGCTGGCCCGCCGTCTGGAGGGCAGTGGAGTAACAGTGAATGCTCTGACTCCAGGTATCGTGAGGACTAACCTGGGACGGCATGTGCACATTCCGGTTTTAGCAACGCCCCTTTTTAACCTGATCTCCCGGGGCTTGTTTAAAAGCCCGGAGGAAGGAGCTCAGACTTCGGTGTATTTGGCCTCAAGCCTGGATGTTGACGGTGTGCAGGGAAAGTGCTTTGCAGATTGTAAGCCTCTGGAACTTCTGGATAAGGCCACAGATCAGGAAGTGGCATCAAAACTGTGGGACATCAGTGAAGTCATGGTGGGCATAACGACTTGA
- the LOC116708621 gene encoding protein YIPF7-like isoform X3, which yields MEQQYPGEIYQPTMHSTGTEYLEEEPPLLVELGIDFDHMWQKTLTVLNPLKPADGSIMNETDLTGPILFSIALGVTLMMAGKVHFGYVYGISVIACIGMYTLLSLMSPLGVSYGCVASVLGYCLLPIVALSAFAVFYSLQGIVGTVLALTAICWCSFSASKIFISTLAMQEQQLLVFYPCALLYGLFTLLTVF from the exons ATGGAACAGCAGTACCCTGGAGAGATCTACCAGCCAACCATGCATTCCACTGGAACCGAGTATCTAGAGGAGGAACCTCCACTTCTTGTTG AACTGGGAATTGATTTTGATCATATGTGGCAGAAGACCCTCACAGTTCTGAACCCTTTGAAGCCTGCAGATGGCAGCATTATGAATGAGACAGATCTGACAGGTCCTATCCTCTTCTCCATCGCTCTGGGTGTCACTTTAATGATG GCAGGTAAAGTTCATTTTGGTTATGTATATGGGATCAGTGTCATTGCCTGCATTGGTATGTACACTCTGCTGAGTCTGATGAGCCCCTTGGGAGTTTCTTATGGCTGTGTGGCTAGTGTCCTGGGCTACTGCCTCCTACCCATCGTGGCCCTCTCTGCGTTTGCTGTTTTCTACTCCTTGCA aggCATCGTGGGAACAGTCCTGGCTCTGACGGCCATTTGTTGGTGCAGCTTCTCAGCCTCCAAGATCTTTATCTCCACCCTGGCAatgcaggagcagcagctgctggtgttCTACCCTTGTGCTCTGTTGTATGGACTTTTCACACTGCTCACTGTCTTTTAA
- the LOC116708621 gene encoding protein YIPF5-like isoform X2, translated as MDDFQEFEQDFYQTGYYIDDQGRAVAYYDTDAQNANNADPYMEQQYPGEIYQPTMHSTGTEYLEEEPPLLVELGIDFDHMWQKTLTVLNPLKPADGSIMNETDLTGPILFSIALGVTLMMAGKVHFGYVYGISVIACIGMYTLLSLMSPLGVSYGCVASVLGYCLLPIVALSAFAVFYSLQGIVGTVLALTAICWCSFSASKIFISTLAMQEQQLLVFYPCALLYGLFTLLTVF; from the exons ATGGATGACTTCCAGGAATTTGAGCAGGACTTCTACCAAACGGGATATTACATAGATGACCAGGGTCGTGCTGTGGCTTACTACGACACTGA tgcacaaaatgcaaacaatgcGGACCCTTACATGGAACAGCAGTACCCTGGAGAGATCTACCAGCCAACCATGCATTCCACTGGAACCGAGTATCTAGAGGAGGAACCTCCACTTCTTGTTG AACTGGGAATTGATTTTGATCATATGTGGCAGAAGACCCTCACAGTTCTGAACCCTTTGAAGCCTGCAGATGGCAGCATTATGAATGAGACAGATCTGACAGGTCCTATCCTCTTCTCCATCGCTCTGGGTGTCACTTTAATGATG GCAGGTAAAGTTCATTTTGGTTATGTATATGGGATCAGTGTCATTGCCTGCATTGGTATGTACACTCTGCTGAGTCTGATGAGCCCCTTGGGAGTTTCTTATGGCTGTGTGGCTAGTGTCCTGGGCTACTGCCTCCTACCCATCGTGGCCCTCTCTGCGTTTGCTGTTTTCTACTCCTTGCA aggCATCGTGGGAACAGTCCTGGCTCTGACGGCCATTTGTTGGTGCAGCTTCTCAGCCTCCAAGATCTTTATCTCCACCCTGGCAatgcaggagcagcagctgctggtgttCTACCCTTGTGCTCTGTTGTATGGACTTTTCACACTGCTCACTGTCTTTTAA